The genomic window TGTGTGGAAGAAGGATCTTTGGCTCACCAGGCTttatgaaaacattttgtaaCCCCTTAAACGATGAACAAACACACAAGTAAAAGTAAACATTTTAGAACATAATTGTTCCTGCTGCACAGGAACAATGCTTCCATTTGCAGGGGTTAAATCTAACTGACATTTTAGTGTGTAAATAGTTTGTTACATGACCAATGAAGTGAATAACTCTTTACAAGGCTTGAAACTGAAAGAACAGGCTTTTGTGATAGGAGCCAGGAATGCTGCCTTTCACATAAATTGCTTGTTCCAAACTACATGTCTCAAGGCTGTTCAGTAATCAGACTTCTGATCACTCTTCATTTAAGTAAGTCTCATAAAGGTGGAAGATTTTGCTTTCTGTTAGAAATTCTTTGGTGGTACCCAGAGCTTTCTTTTGCTCTCAGTAAAGCTGAAGTAGTACTGTAAGGAAATAAAGTTGCTTACAGGTTGAGTAGCTTACAGCAGTGATAGAAACCACTTTAGCTTCATTTTAACTTGCTAAAGGTTATGGTTGCACCACTATGCACTGCCTGTTGTTTTAATGTGGTGTTTTTAAATTAAGTGCCAGGAATCAATCTTCCAATTGTCTTCTAGATTCTCTATGGCTGTGCAGAAATGGTTGTCCAAGTGGAAGAGAAGAGTAGTGAAAACCTCTAGCTTAAGTGGATATGTCATTtgacatttaaattttaaagaacCCTTTAAAGTAGCAAAATATGAACTTATATGTGGGGAGAGAGGTTAGGGAGGATGTATTTCATAATTTGTGTAATCTCTTTGGTTTTAGTTCCTGTTCCATATATTCACTTTGACAGCTATTCTGTAAATATTTCCCTTGCTGATACGAGAATAAATGATATATAATCTCTTTACCTAGGAATGGTGAGTCTGTAAAATTTAAATTCTGAAATGTGGTTGTTACCAACTCCTGTTAGTACTGAGGTGGTAAGGAAGCAGGGGCAATACCAGCTTCTGCATATGACTTCCTTCCTAGCCAGCAGTCCAAGCTAGTTGAAATACCAAAAAGTTGCCAGTTAGTCAAGACAGCAGATTTGCTGGTGGCTTGCTGTTGTAGGAAGGAGGAAGTGGTTTTAGCATTTGAATTGTTTCTCATGGCATTGTATAGAGAAATAGTTTGTCAGtatctttgtttcttttttgtaaCATGGACTATAAAATTGCACATAAGTACAGCAGGAGCACTTGTGGAAAGAAATATGTTTTGTCCAGTACAGAAAGGAGGGAAATGAGCAGCTGTGTGCACAGGAGAACTTGGATTTAAAGAACAGAGtaaatttggggatttgttAGGGAAACTGTTATATTTAGAACAGCTCTGAAGTTCaaatgtgtgtatgtatgtgtattaaaaaaagagaagttgCCTAAACTGGAGTCTGATCTCTTCCACTGATCTTGAACTTCAGTCTTCCCTGAAATTTTCCCTATACAGATACTGACATTGGAATAATGTTTTGTCTACTGACAATatgcttgaattttttttcccatttgttttACTCCAAAGTAGAAATACTCTAATCTCATAGGGAAAACCACTGATCTTCACCTAGAATTTGTGCTACCTAAAGGTTTGTTCTGGTAAAGCATTtacttaatttcaaaattaccaGTTTATATATTAAATTTTACTAAGCctatatttgtgtgtgtgcctTTAAGTAAGATAGCTAGGGTTTGAACTGGTGAAGATAGTCCGTGGTCAGTGCTAAATCCACCTCTTATCTATCTGATAAAACTTTGATTTTTGGTTTGGAAAGAGTGGTGTGGTCAaagtgctggctgtgctgtgtggcAGTGTTGGTTGGAAGGCATTTTTGGGGCTCATCAGTCCAGGCCCCTGATCAGGATTATGAATAGCAGTAGCTTGCTATCTGTGACTTAGCCTGTGGAGGAGTCTTGGACACCCCTGAGAACAAAGACCATCCCCAAACCACCTTTCAGGTGTGTTTTCTAATGTCCACTGAACCTCCCAAGCTGTTACTTATGATACCCAGAAGAGTTTGCTTCCATGTTTGTATGATGTGCCTTCAGCTTTAGTTAGTATGTGATTACCCCCGGCAACCTCTTTGTCATACTAAAGAaacccagctccatcccctcttCTCACACCTCTCATTATCAAGGCTCCATGCCATTTTACTGACTCCTGCCAGGTTCTCAAATTCCTTTTCCACCCGGGGGACTTGAAATAGAACACAGTATTTGAGCTTCAGTCTCTCCAGCATTATGTTTCCTTGGATTGCACTCTTCTTGGTTTCCCTGTTTGCAGCGAGAGCTCACTCCTGCCTTGTGTTCAACCTGACAAACAGTCTGATCTCCAGATCTGTCTCATTTTGTGTTCAACCTGACAAACAGTCTGATCTCCAGATCTGTCTCATCTTGTGTTCAACCTGACAAACAATCTGATCTCCAGATCTGTCTCATTAAGGCTGTTGTTCAGCTGGTCCAATCCCAGGCTCCACTGAAGCACCCAGAGCACAATTTTTCACTTTGCAGCCTGAGGTTGGCTTATTCCTCAAGTTTATCAAGGTATATCTGAGCTAAATCTCTTTTTGGAGAGTCAACCACCCCTCCTTGTTTAGTGTCATCCACATGTTTTTGGATAATTCATTTTGTGTTATATTCAGGTTGTTGATGAAAATACTGTGTGATATTGGCTCCAGCCTTTGTGGTGGTGCTTacctgctgcccagcaggatgCTAGGCCATCAATTACTGCTCTTCAAGTTCAGCAGTCTGGCCTGTGGCTGTTCAGTCTTAACAAGCCAATTTCTCCAGCCTTCCTGTGGGAAACTGAATTAACCCTAATCActaaaaactggtctgtgattTCAGATATTTCTGGTAAATACATCAAGCAGATATTTGAAGTGTTACTAACCAAAGCTAGCTTTGTCTAAGTAAATTCATATAGGTAAAATGAACTTTCACAGATAATTCAGTCCTCCAAGGATGGCACTGTTTACTTTGGGAGGCTTCTGCTGCCATGAAATGTGGTCTCAGTTAAATAAAATGTGACATTCAGAAGCTCCATAGAGAGTCTTTCTTTCTTCATTGAACAGAAATACTTGGCCTTTTTGCATGTAGGTAAAGCTTGTATGTTTAGAATGTACATGTTAGTCATTTGAAGTGGTTAGGGTCACTAATTTTGTTTCAAGTACACTGTAATAATAAAGCCATAGCAGCTTCAGTTTTAGATATATTGCATTTAAATCATTTCATCTCAAAACACTGGAATAAGCACTGTTGAATGGTTATTTCTAGTGGCTAAACAGTACATAACACTGTGAATCTTGCATTGTTTTACAGACTTAAAAAACTATTTTCAAAAcagctatttttcctttttgtagtAGTGTTCTTTTACTTCAATTTTTTGCATTATGACACTAAAAAACTACATAAGAGAAAGTTATTCCTCTCATTCAGATAGTCTATGCCAAACCTGAATATGAAGGAACAACCATAATTTCATCTTTCAGTAATCATGTGGAGGAGACAGAAACTTAACACTAAATCAGTTTCTGGAGTGATTAGTAAAACTGTAGTCTCCAGTTTTGAAAAAGTCAATTTTCCACAATTTCAAGTGACAAGAAAGGGGTGGCCAGTAATGACTTTGATCCACATCATGGATCTGCCTGATTGGATACAGCATTTTCCTATAGTTTGTCAGCCAGAGCCCAGTAGCATGGATCTGTGATCACACTGACTTTCCAGATGTTTTAAGGAATTGGACAATTCCTAACTTTGTCAAGGAAAATGGAACTTTGGTATTATGGAGGTAACAGTTTAAAATGAGATTGATAGCTCTAAAACTTGAATTGTTCAATACTGTGTTTAAAATCCAGAGAGGCTTTTTGCCCCCAGTTTGTTGAAAACCAGACCTTTTCTAGACTCAAAATGTGGCTGTTTCTACCAGAAAAGCTTTTTGTACCAGGGTGTCAGGACAGTTCTGGTGTCATGTAGCTAATTTTATGCATGTATCATCAGATTAATGCAAGATGAGATCAGTAATGGCATCAAGAAGCAACTGGTACCCTGCACTTCACAGACTGTGTTTATCCAGGAGGTCTTAGACTCACAGATTTTGTCTCTTGTTTTGATTTCAGTATTTTAAGAACTAACTAATTTCATCTAATGCTTTTGGACCTCTTATAAAATGAGCAAAGAGCTGAGCAAACACATATTTTGGTATCCTGGAGGCAGATTGGTGAAAGATTTGCCCTCAGACAGAAAAGTATTGGTGAAAACTATTCGGAACAAAGTTTCATCTGCTCTTCTTTGTGAAATAAATTGAGCTTTGTCATTgcttgtgagatttttttttttaaagacctATGTAGTGGAAATGTGAGTTCAGTATTTAGAAGCTGGTGCAGAGCATGGGATGTCAGAAAGCACTTTCTGATTGGAATCGGGCTGTTTCTTTAGTTACTTGCTTCTGGTACTtacatggaaaaataaatctttccaGTGGGATGAgacagtgaaataaaatgagTGGGCATAGATCAGAAAAGGTAGGGCTTGCAATAAACTGTCTGATTAGCCAGGCTAATTTTTAATGTACTGGTATTGGGAAGTTTATAGCCTTGTGCAGCATGGATTCAGAAAATTTGTCTGTGTAAGAGCCaaggtgttttattttattttttcttcagtcCTCTCTGCAATTTTAATTCATGACACTTTGGCCTGTTGTTTTTGTTCTAAATAAATGTGGTAATTTTATTTAAGGCCTTTTATTTaagagaaacaaagacaaaTGTGAAATCATCCTAAACTCTGCTAGTACTGAACAATTCCTTTGAATTTTATATTGGTTTTTGTATCTTTATGTGTTAAGAGAGAAGTGTAGGTATAACAAATATCCTGCTTTTGTTCTTGCAAACTCTTGAATTTCTTGTGTGGATTACTGGCTTTTGGTAAAAAGTTTTTTGAGATGTATTCCTGtgtgaagacaaaaaaaaatccacctgcTGTGTTTAGATCTTGATGAGCGTCTCCAGTTGTTTTAGTAGCTTTTTTGATGTTATCTTAGATTTCCATGTTTCAAAAGCTGCATTACATAGGTAGTCCTCTAAAATGTACTTAAATGGAAAAACATATACAGatgtattttattatattaatacTAACAAGAATTGCCAGATGTAGGGTAAGTATACTAAAGTGATAAGTTGGAAATTACcagttaccttttttttttttttaaattcttcctgCCTCTGGGTAAGCAGTAAAATGTGCTTCATGAGAATGTGCCTTGTTTGAATGGAAATGGTGAGCAAGTGCTTGCTCTATACTTGTTGTTGAGCAAAGCCAAGTAGTTGAACTAGACTAAGTGCCTAATGTTTTATATTGTTGGCttggattattttaaaatagctaTAGAGCCGAGTATTTTTTTTGTGAGATCAGAGTTTTGGAAAGTTAAAACTTGCACATTGGCATCATTTAACAGAAAATGTAAAGCAATGTTACACTTAGGTCTGTTTCAAACCAGAGAGTCTTGGGCATCTTGTGCCTTGGGCATCTGGATTGGCTTTGTCTGCTGCTTCCCTCCTGCTGGACTTCATTACAGAtttctctgcagcttttcatgttgtaatttcttttttcttgggGTTGTATTTTTTTGGTGTGGAAACAGGAAAGGCTGGAGCTTCCTGCCCATATAAACAATAAATCTCTGTGAAGTAACTGGGACAGattcctgcctgccttccctGAATACCATGtttaaaaggaaggaaacagCATAAGTGTTTTGGGTATTAAAATAGGATTCACTTAATAGTAGAGctattttcttgaaaaaatatGCCGAGGAGACAGGATACCTTTATTGTTTTAGTACTGTATAAAGTCCTTGCAATTCAGAtctgaaatgtcttttttgtGACCATGTTAACAATTGTGTTACATTATCAAGTATGTAGAAACTTCTTTAATGAATTAATACAGCTGATTAGAGTAAGTTTTGGCAAAGTGCCCTTTTTTACACATTCAGAGCTGTATATCTGTATattctattttctttaaatatacTGCCACAGTTTAACAAAACATCTGAAATTTTGGTTCTTACTCCACTCTGAATTAAAGCTGATGATTTTTTAGCTTATTTGTCAGTTATGTTATGATCTACAGTTTAGTGTCTCTAGTCAGTCACTGATAGTACAACATGGCTTGACTTATAGGTGATTTGAGTTGTAACAGTTCCACATTGACAGTGTGGAAGAATATGTATGCCTTAAAACATCTGGAACTGAAATTACTTACACAATTATGTGGAGGATTGGTTTGTTTAGGGTTGTGTTTCTTCTCTTTACACTAGAAAGAGAAATTGTACGTacctttttaaaaacaacttaaatgcaaaaaaattacCTGTGTGTGGGAGCCTGTTTTAATATGCAGTCTaactttgtgttttctcttccCTCCAGCTGGTGAGCCTGCTGCTGATTGGAATTGCAGCATGGGGAATTGGCTTTGGCCTCATCTCTAGTTTCAGAGTTGTTGGAGTGGTAATCGCAGTAGGAGTCTTCCTCTTCTTTATTGCCTTAGTTGGATTGATTGGTGCAGTGAAACATCATCAAGTATTGCTATTCTTTGTATCCTTCTGATGCACTGCATTGATTGCAGTGTGGTTTGAGCTGTGTAAACAACCTCCTGTGTCAGCTGAGACTGCTGGGGGAGGGGCTTcagaaacagaacagaaattcACAATCTTGCTTTGGTCAAGTGCAGTCTAAATTAGACTTACTTCCCATTTAACTTCGtttcagtttccttttttcccttccattaTCTGTGCTTTGAAGATAGAAGTATTCACATCTCTTTTTATAAATAAGACTCTTTTAATTCTTTGAGAGCTTTTTATGGTAGCTCACTGTGTCACAGGTGCCTCTTACTGTGTGCTCAGCCCTACATGGGGCTAAAGTAGGTGAACTATTAATGTTTAACTTTTGTGGTCTGTGAATAAGAACTGACCTCCACTTTACAAACAGCTAAATTGTGTGAAGTATCTGCCTCTGAACACAGCAGCCACATTTTGAAAGTACTCCCCAACTTTCAAAACATGATCTTTTGTATCAAAgtttattctttttgttttatacCATCTTCAGATGCAGTAGTCCAAAAGTGTGTGAGGCTGTGTTCCAAGAGCAACTCttatctttttttatttttaatctacaCTAAAGGTTTTTTTGGTAATTAATTACAGGACTTTGTCATTGAAAAAAAGCAACCTGAATATGCAATACCCCCAAAAATATCTTCTCTACTACTTTATTTAAGTGAAGTATAATGAAATTACATGAGTCCCTAAAGCTGGAGCAGATGGCTGGAGATCTTGCTCTCAAGCTCCTTTTATTGACCTCCCTGCTCATGTTCTCTTGCTAGGCAAGAAATACCTAATAAGGAAATACCACCAATGTATAGTAGTAGCCAAAAAAGATAATACATGATGATTGGGGTTTGGGAACATTATTTAGGTCATCTTTTCCACATCCAATCAGAATTTGCTTCCACAGTTCTTTTGTTTTAGAGGACTTAACTGTTACCTGGTGAAATAAGGAATACCATTAGGTACATATGTtgtaaaagcaaaattaattggAGAGTGTATCCTTAACTATTGATTGTTTCCAGTACATGATTATTCTTCTGCTAGTCTTTATTGTCCAGTTTTCTGTCTCCTGTGCCTGTTTGGCACTAAATGAGGAACAGCAGGTAAGAAAAGTTTCCTGCCTTCTCAGTTAATCTATAGCATAAcactataaatatatatatacacaggCACATGTATTTCTCTGTAGTCCTCCATAAAATGGGGAGAGcatattttaagaaaatcaGCATTGTCCTAGTTATTAAAGAGTCGACCTTGGTCAATGTTTGGCTCCGGTAGCTAGAAAAGAATACATTTGGGTcctaaaattacttttttttaaatttaatttgtttttaggCTTCCTTTCTAGGTTTATTTTCACAGGTGTAGCAGCATGATATCTTGATTATATCTTGTGTTCAGCAATTTCAGATAAACTGATGAAATCTTATCTGAAATATACAGTAATCATGGTTGAATTGTTCATGTGTAACTGGAAAGGTCATAATTACATTAGGCAGTTACATGTGAAAGTAAAAGAGTCTTCCATGTGGTATGGAGACCAGTTCTGAGTGCATAAGAGGTGGGTAAGGGCACAGTGACTAAACAATAGGTTTCTGCATGTGACGGTGCTTTTTGTGTATAGCCTGGGCAGTCCCAGCTAGATTAGTCACATTTCCCTTTACTAGTGATCTTGTTGGGTTTAGCAAaaacaaaggaaggaaaggaattaCCCATGAATGTGCTGCTGTTAGGTGCTGTTCTTTCTTTAGCTACACAGCCTCTTTGGACACTCCAGttgtttttaatatatttatattctcCTGTTAAGCATCAAGATCTGAAGGTTTTAGTTAAAACATTATCAACTAGATTTTGTATTTTGGCTTGCAATgtaaaacagtttaaaaattaatgtaatATGTATTTGCTTATGGCTTCTAGAGTGAACTTCTAGAGGTGGGATGGAGTAACACCAACAGCGCAAGAACAGATATTGAGAGAAATCTGAATTGTTGTGGATTCAGAGTTTTTTATCCGA from Agelaius phoeniceus isolate bAgePho1 chromosome 1, bAgePho1.hap1, whole genome shotgun sequence includes these protein-coding regions:
- the TSPAN13 gene encoding tetraspanin-13, producing the protein MACGGFACSKNCLCALNLLYTLVSLLLIGIAAWGIGFGLISSFRVVGVVIAVGVFLFFIALVGLIGAVKHHQVLLFFYMIILLLVFIVQFSVSCACLALNEEQQSELLEVGWSNTNSARTDIERNLNCCGFRVFYPNETCAADCLRNLHCKPCAPIMEEYAGMVLRFVGGIGLFFSFTEILGVWLTYRYRNQKDPRANPSAFI